In Pseudomonas sp. PDNC002, the DNA window GACCGCTGCCGATATTCAGCTGGATCATGATGTCGAGATCGTCAACGGTGACCATGTTATCGCCCACCTGGCCGATAACGGCGCGCTGAACATGAAGCTGAAAGTCGCTCGTGGCCGTGGCTACGAGCCGGCTGATGCCCGCTCGAGCGATGAAGACGAAAGCCGCAGCATTGGCCGTCTTCAGCTCGATGCCTCGTTCAGCCCCGTACGTCGTGTTGCCTACGTGGTCGAGAACGCCCGTGTCGAACAGCGTACCAACCTGGACAAGCTGGTCCTCGATCTGGAAACCAACGGCACCCTGGACCCTGAAGAGGCTATCCGTCGCGCCGCTACCATCCTGCAACAGCAGCTGGCAGCGTTCGTGGACCTCAAAGGCGACAGCGAGCCCGTCGTTGAAGAGCAGGAAGACGAGATCGATCCGATCCTGCTGCGTCCGGTCGATGACCTGGAGCTGACCGTTCGTTCGGCCAACTGCCTGAAGGCGGAGAACATCTACTACATCGGTGACTTGATTCAGCGCACCGAAGTAGAGCTGTTGAAAACTCCGAACCTGGGCAAGAAGTCCCTGACCGAAATCAAGGACGTTCTGGCCTCTCGCGGTCTGTCCCTCGGTATGCGCCTCGATAACTGGCCGCCGGCAAGTCTTAAGAAAGACGACAAGGCTACTGCCTGATCGTCGTAGCTACCGAACGTAAAGTTTGGAAAGGAATTGAACCATGCGCCATCGTAAAAGTGGTCGTCACCTGAGCCGTACCAGCTCGCACCGCAAGGCCATGTTCCAAAACATGGCTGTGTCGCTGTTCGAGCACGAGCTGATCAAAACCACCCTGCCCAAAGCCAAAGAACTGCGTCGCGTTGCCGAGCCGCTGATCACCCTGGCTAAAGTGGATAGCGTTGCCAACCGTCGTCTCGCTTTCGACCGTACCCGTTCGAAAGAAGCCGTAGGCAAGCTGTTCAACGAACTGGGCAAGCGCTACGCCAACCGTCCGGGCGGCTACCTGCGCATCCTGAAGTGCGGCTTCCGCGCCGGCGACAATGCCCCCATGGCATACGTCGAACTGATTGACCGCGCTGTTGGCGGCCAAGCAGTAGAAGCTGCAGAGTAAGGCTTACGCCTTAATAAAAAACCGGGCCTTGTGCCCGGTTTTTTATCGCCTATTGAAAAGTTTTCTCTATCGATCGGCTCGAATCAATAAATTGGCTGATCCATACCCTTGTCACCGATCCTTAACGACGCCGACTTCTACTGCTTGCTGAGCTGGGTCAACAGCCGCAACGCCGGTGGAGGCGCTTAATTGTCCGATTGGGATGTCGGGCCGCGCTCACAGCCTTCGTGATTCGCCGGCCAATGAACACCCCGCCGTTGAGGAGAGTAACGATGAGTGACAACACCCGCCTGACGACCGCTGCCGGAGCGCCGGTCGCCGATAACCAGAACGTCCAGACCGCCGGCCCGCGGGGCCCGATGCTGCTGCAGGACGTCTGGTTCCTGGAGAAGCTGGCGCACTTCGATCGCGAAGTCATTCCTGAGCGCCGTATGCATGCCAAGGGCTCTGCAGCCTACGGCACTTTCACTGTCACCCACGACATCACTCGCTACACGCGCGCCAAGCTGTTCTCTCAGGTCGGCAAGCAGACCCCGCTGTTCCTGCGCTTTTCCACCGTCGCTGGCGAGCGCGGTGCGGCGGATGCCGAGCGTGATATCCGCGGCTTCGCCCTGAAGTTCTACACCGATGAAGGCAACTGGGACCTGGTCGGCAACAATACCCCGGTCTTCTATTTCCGCGACCCGCTGAAATTCCCCGACCTGAACCACGTGGTGAAGCGTGACCCGCGCACCAACCTGCGCAACGCCACGCTGAAGTGGGACTTCTTCTCGCACCTGCCTGAAGCTCTGCACCAACTGACCATCGACTTCAGCGACCGTGGCCTGCCGCGCAGCTACCGCCACGTCCACGGTTTCGGCAGCCACACCTTCAGCTTTATCAATGCCAGCAACGAGCGGTTCTGGGTCAAGTTCCACTTCAAGACCCAGCAAGGCATTGAGAACCTGAGCAACGATGAAGCCGCGAAGCTGGTTGGCGCCGACCGGGAGAGCTCCCAGCGCGACCTGTACGACGCCATCGAACGCGGTGATTTCCCGCGTTGGACGATGTACGTGCAGATTATGCCGGAGAAGGAAGCCGCCACTTACCGTTACAACCCGTTCGATCTGACCAAGGTCTGGCCGCACGGCGACTACCCGCTCATCGAGGTGGGTTACTTCGAGCTGAACCGCAACCCGGCGAATTACTTCGCCGAGGTCGAGCAGTCCGCGTTCAGCCCGGCAAACATCGTCCCCGGCATTGGATTCTCGCCCGACAAGATGCTCCAGGGCCGCCTATTCTCCTACGGCGATGCGCACCGCTACCGCCTGGGCGTGAACCATCACCAGATCCCGGTGAACGCCGCGCGCAACAATCCGCGCATCTACCACCGCGATGGCGCCATGCGGGTGGACGGCAACAACGGCGACATGACGGTCACCTACGAGCCGAACAGCTTCAACCAGTGGCAGGAGCAGCCGGATTACTCCGAGCCGCCGCTGACTCTGGAAGGCAGCGCGGATCACTGGAACCACCGTGTCGACGATGACTACTACAGCCAGCCGGCCGCGCTGTTCCGTCTGTTCGATGAGGCGCAGCGGCAGCGTCTGTACGCGAACATTGCCGGTGACATGGCAGGCGTGCCGGAAGCCATCCAGCGTCGCCAGCTCGCACTGTTCTTCAAGATCGACCCGGCCTACGGCGAAGGCGTCGCCAAGGCCCTGGGACTGAAGCTCGACTAAGCTCAAACTGTTCCACCAGCCGCCCTCTTCGGAGGGCGGTTGCGTTTGGGGAGCATTGTGGACTTGACCCCGGTCATGGCCACTCGCGACCATAGCGCCGTTTAATTCGCTGTCACGTCCCAGGGAGAAGGCTGATGCAAGGCCACGCCGAGGTTATCGATTATCTCAATACGCTGCTGACCGGTGAGTTGGCCGCTCGCGACCAGTACTTCATCCATTCGCGCATGTACGAGGACTGGGGCTTCACCAAGCTCTACGAGCGTCTCAACCACGAGATGGAAGAGGAAACCCAGCACGCCGATGCCCTGCTGCGCCGCATCCTGTTGCTCGAAGGGACCCCGCGCATGCGCCCGGACGACATCCACCCGGGCAAGACGGTGCCGGAGATGCTCGAAGCCGACCTCAAGCTCGAGCGCCATGTGCGCGCCGCACTGGCGAAGGGCATCGCCCTGTGCGAGAAACACAAGGACTTCGTCACCCGCGATATCCTGCGCGTGCAACTGACCGATACCGAGGAAGACCACGCCTACTGGCTGGAGCAGCAACTCGGCCTGATCGCCAAGATGGGCCTGGAGAATTACCTGCAGTCGCAGCTCTGATTCGCCAGCCGTAAAGAAAAAGCCCCTGCGCCGATTGGCGACAGGGGCTTTTTCATGCCAGCACAGATCAGGCCCGATCACGCTCCAGCAGCGGCTTGAGGAAGTGCCCGGTGTGCGACACCGCCAGTTCCGCGACCTGCTCCGGCGTGCCGGTGGCGATGATCTGGCCGCCCTTGGAGCCGCCCTCGGGGCCAAGGTCGACCAGCCAGTCGGCGGTCTTGATCACGTCCAGGTTGTGTTCGATCACCACCACGGTGTTGCCGTGGTCGCGCAGGCGGTGCAGCACGTCCAGCAGTTGCTGGATATCCGCGAAGTGCAGGCCGGTGGTCGGCTCGTCGAGGATGTACAGCGTCTTGCCGGTATCGCGCTTGGACAGCTCGCGGGACAGCTTCACCCGTTGCGCCTCGCCGCCGGACAGCGTGGTCGCGCTCTGGCCGAGCTTGATGTACGACAGGCCGACGTCCATCAGCGTCTGCAGCTTGCGGGCGATGGCCGGCACGGCGTCGAAGAACGCGCGGGCGTCCTCGATGGTCATGTCCAGCACCTCGGTGATGCTCTTGCCCTTGTAGCGGACTTCCAGGGTTTCGCGGTTGTAGCGCTTGCCCTTGCAGACGTCGCAGGGGACGTAGATGTCCGGCAGGAAGTGCATCTCCACCTTGATCACGCCATCGCCCTGGCAGGCCTCGCAGCGGCCACCCTTAACGTTGAACGAGAAGCGCCCCGGACCGTAGCCGCGCGAACGGGCTTCCGGCACGCCGGCGAACAGCTCGCGGATCGGCGTGAACAGCCCGGTGTAGGTCGCCGGGTTGGAGCGCGGGGTGCGGCCGATCGGGCTTTGGTCGATGTCCACCACCTTGTCCAGGTGCTGCAGGCCATCGAACGAGTCGTAGGGCGCGACTTCCAGCGTGGTGGCGCCATTGAGTGCGGTAGCGGTGATCGGGAACAGGGTGTTGTTGATCAGCGTCGACTTGCCCGAACCCGAAACGCCGGTGATGCAGGTGAACAGGCCAACTGGGATTTCCAGGTTGACGTTCTGCAGGTTGTTGCCGCGCGCGCCCTTGAGCTTGAGCAATTGCTTCTTGTTGCGCGGGGTGCGTTCGGCGGGCACGACGATCTTGGTGCGGCCGGAGAGGTAG includes these proteins:
- the bfr gene encoding bacterioferritin → MQGHAEVIDYLNTLLTGELAARDQYFIHSRMYEDWGFTKLYERLNHEMEEETQHADALLRRILLLEGTPRMRPDDIHPGKTVPEMLEADLKLERHVRAALAKGIALCEKHKDFVTRDILRVQLTDTEEDHAYWLEQQLGLIAKMGLENYLQSQL
- the rplQ gene encoding 50S ribosomal protein L17, coding for MRHRKSGRHLSRTSSHRKAMFQNMAVSLFEHELIKTTLPKAKELRRVAEPLITLAKVDSVANRRLAFDRTRSKEAVGKLFNELGKRYANRPGGYLRILKCGFRAGDNAPMAYVELIDRAVGGQAVEAAE
- the rpoA gene encoding DNA-directed RNA polymerase subunit alpha; the protein is MQSSVNEFLTPRHIDVQVVSQTRAKITLEPLERGFGHTLGNALRRILLSSMPGCAVVEAEIDGVLHEYSAIEGVQEDVIEILLNLKGLAIKLHGRDEVTLTLAKKGSGVVTAADIQLDHDVEIVNGDHVIAHLADNGALNMKLKVARGRGYEPADARSSDEDESRSIGRLQLDASFSPVRRVAYVVENARVEQRTNLDKLVLDLETNGTLDPEEAIRRAATILQQQLAAFVDLKGDSEPVVEEQEDEIDPILLRPVDDLELTVRSANCLKAENIYYIGDLIQRTEVELLKTPNLGKKSLTEIKDVLASRGLSLGMRLDNWPPASLKKDDKATA
- the katA gene encoding catalase KatA, producing the protein MSDNTRLTTAAGAPVADNQNVQTAGPRGPMLLQDVWFLEKLAHFDREVIPERRMHAKGSAAYGTFTVTHDITRYTRAKLFSQVGKQTPLFLRFSTVAGERGAADAERDIRGFALKFYTDEGNWDLVGNNTPVFYFRDPLKFPDLNHVVKRDPRTNLRNATLKWDFFSHLPEALHQLTIDFSDRGLPRSYRHVHGFGSHTFSFINASNERFWVKFHFKTQQGIENLSNDEAAKLVGADRESSQRDLYDAIERGDFPRWTMYVQIMPEKEAATYRYNPFDLTKVWPHGDYPLIEVGYFELNRNPANYFAEVEQSAFSPANIVPGIGFSPDKMLQGRLFSYGDAHRYRLGVNHHQIPVNAARNNPRIYHRDGAMRVDGNNGDMTVTYEPNSFNQWQEQPDYSEPPLTLEGSADHWNHRVDDDYYSQPAALFRLFDEAQRQRLYANIAGDMAGVPEAIQRRQLALFFKIDPAYGEGVAKALGLKLD